Below is a window of Lacrimispora xylanolytica DNA.
AGGGGCATGATGATTTGACGTCATCCCCACCTTCCTCCAGGTTATCCCTGGCAGTCTCCCCAGAGTGCCCACCATAACATGCTGGCTACTAAGGATAAGGGTTGCGCTCGTTGCGGGACTTAACCCAACATCTCACGACACGAGCTGACGACAACCATGCACCACCTGTCTGGAATGCCCCGAAGGGAAGTCTCCGTTACGAGACGGTCATTCCGATGTCAAGACTTGGTAAGGTTCTTCGCGTTGCTTCGAATTAAACCACATGCTCCACCGCTTGTGCGGGTCCCCGTCAATTCCTTTGAGTTTCATTCTTGCGAACGTACTCCCCAGGTGGAATACTTATTGCGTTAGCGGCGGCACCGAAGAGCTTTGCTCCCCAACACCTAGTATTCATCGTTTACGGCGTGGACTACCAGGGTATCTAATCCTGTTTGCTCCCCACGCTTTCGAGCCTCAACGTCAGTTACAGTCCAGTAAGCCGCCTTCGCCACTGGTGTTCCTCCTAATATCTACGCATTTCACCGCTACACTAGGAATTCCACTTACCTCTCCTGCACTCTAGCTCCACAGTTTCCAAAGCAGTCCCGGGGTTGAGCCCCGGGCTTTCACTCCAGACTTGCAGAGCCGTCTACGCTCCCTTTACACCCAGTAAATCCGGATAACGCTTGCCCCCTACGTATTACCGCGGCTGCTGGCACGTAGTTAGCCGGGGCTTCTTAGTCAGGTACCGTCATTTTCTTCCCTGCTGATAGAGCTTTACATACCGAAATACTTCTTCACTCACGCGGCGTCGCTGGATCAGGGTTTCCCCCATTGTCCAATATTCCCCACTGCTGCCTCCCGTAGGAGTTTGGGCCGTGTCTCAGTCCCAATGTGGCCGGTCACCCTCTCAGGTCGGCTACTGATCGTCGGCTTGGTGGGCCGTTACCTCACCAACTACCTAATCAGACGCGGGTCCATCTCATACCACCGGAGTTTTTCACACTGTGCTATGCAGCACTGTGCGCTTATGCGGTATTAGCAGTCATTTCTAACTGTTATCCCCCTGTATGAGGCAGGTTACCCACGCGTTACTCACCCGTCCGCCGCTAAGTCATTCTAAATTCCATCCGAAAACTTCCTTTAAAATGCTTCGCTCGACTTGCATGTGTTAAGCACGCCGCCAGCGTTCATCCTGAGCCAGGATCGAACTCTCAAATTAAATGTTCAATCCACGGTCAAAATCAACTACTAGCTAATTTATTTCCCGTTTTACTTGTTGTTTGGTTTGTATACAATTTCTTGTATTCGTTCTGAATTTCTCATTCAAAGCTGCTCAAACGCAGCTTATTATTAGAATTTTCAGGGTTTTACATACTGTTCAATCTTCTGTTTTCAAAGTGCTTTTTGTGTTGTCCGCTTCAGGAGCAACTCGTATATCTTATCATACCGAGTTGTCTTTGTCAACAACTTTTTTATTTTTCTTTTTTCGCTGTTTTTCGACAGCTGGTATATATTAACATATCTTATCGATCGTGTCAACCATTTTTAAAATTTCTTCAAAACTTTTGCATCGGCTATCGATGTGTCTTAGAAGAAGTTTTTGCCGCCGTTTTCAGCGGCGAGTTATATCATACCAAAGCATTTGACAAAAGTCAACATATTTTTTAAACTTTTTAATCTTTTTTAAATATCGTGTTTTTTTATACAATTTAGCAATTTAAAAGGAGCTTGAACCAGTCTCTGGTTCAGGCTCCTGATATGCTTAAGTACTACCCATTTGCCTGGGAGTTCCTATCATCTATTCTTACTTATTGGCACAGCATTTCTTAAACTTCTTTCCGCTTCCACAGGGACATGGGTCGTTTGGATAGACCTTCTGCCCAGTCTTTCTCTGAGCAGAAACCTCTTCCAGGCCTTTCATCACCATCTCATAGGGCTTATGGCCGCGGTTGAGTACAAGTCTAGTATGATTCCATACGTCAGTAATGATGCTTGCAAAGCGTTCCATGTGTTCGGATTCATTAAAAGTGATTCCCGACGCTTCCATGTCTTCCATTACTTCCTGAAGCTGACCGCCCAAACTGATTTCAGCCTGAATCTGGCGTAGAATATATGGAAGCAAGTCCTCTGATACATTCATCTGCTCCTTTAAGAACTGGCTTAGCTGGTCTAACTCTGGTGTCATTAAGAAGCCGTCATTGTCAGCCATGAAACGGATTTCCTGCTGAGTCGGGATATAATATGGAACCTTCTTCTGCACGCCAAGAAGATCCTTGTAGCTTTTCTGCTCTGCCAGGGCCGCATCTACGAAGCAGCCATCAAGCCAAACCACAAGGCAGCGGTGTGGAAGCAGCTGTTCATATGCCTGCATCAATTCTTCCTGAGTGAGTTTTTTTGCTTCATATTTATTAAAGGTTTCCAATAATACAGATGGAGGCGTGATGGCGTAGAGAGAATTGGCAGCACAAAGATAATCTCCGATGCTTGCCAGACGGCTCCGCTCCTCCTGAAATTCAGGGGTGTTGATGGTGTTGTATGCTTCTACTACCTCTTTTGCCACTTTTAATCTGGTGTCAGACCCAGAGGTCAGGTAGCCACCGGCATAGAGGTAATCAAGCTCAGCCATATCTTCGGTCATAACCTGGGAATCATCTGCTGCCAGCTGCTCAAATAATTTCATTTCTGAGTCACGGACACAAAGGAAATACTTTCTCATGACTTCCTTATCTAAAATATAGGATATGGTCCGTTCTGTCAGCTCTTCCTTCTTTAATTTACCAAGCCCACTGATGCCATGTCTTTTGGCGATCTCTGCGATGCTGTTTTTATCATAGTAATGGAAGACCTCTTCCATATGAACTTCTTCTGATGAAGCTTCACCGCTATGGCCTAAATTTCTGTTAACGGCATCTACGTCATATTCCTTTATGCTTTGAGGGGCATTTTCAAGAAGATCGTAAAAAGCGGATAAGCCTCCGCAGTTTTCCGGAATGACATCTCCTTTGAATTTTATTACCTGGGCATAGCTTTCTTTATAATCGGAATGAACCTCTTCCACCTGAATGACATGTTCCCAGTTATCCTTGAAATCGTAGGTATATGTAAATTTAGCAGCCTGAGAAACCAGAGTATCAATGGTTTCACTCACTGGCATGGAGGTGAACTTTTTGGATTTACTTTCTCCGTAGGGGATAACCTGTATGCCCTCGGAACGGAACTCGAATTGGTACAGGTGTTCACCGCTCCAGGAAAATGCAGTCTGAATCACCTGATGTAGTCCTTCAAACGTAATCCCCTCCGGTACCAGAATCCTTCTCCATATCGGTGGCTTACTGCCTTTGATCGTGATTTTCAGTTGATATGCTCCCATGAAACGTCCTCCTGTCTCGTATCTTTCGTATCCGTTTTAAGGTAACGGATCTATTATGAAGTTTCTCTGTATAATAAAGCGCACGTTCCAATTTACCACACTTTATCCATTTCTGTCCAGTCTATTCCACATATTTTAACAGCGTAACTACAGGATTTTTTATGAAATGCTTCATTTTAGAAAGAAAGACTCCTTCTTTATAGAAGAAAAGGAATTGTAACGGTTAAAATGACAAATACTCCTTTATATAGAAGCAACTCAAATATACCTTCTTTACACAACCTTTACAATACTTATACAAAAACATGATATCAGGATGTTCGGCTGACTGTTATACTCCAACATGTAAGCGAAAGCAATTTATCTTAGAAAAGAGGAGATAGTGATTATGAAAAAAAATATGATGAAGACATTGGCAATTACAGGATTAACAATCCTTGCTATGGGTGCTTTGGCTGGATGTGGAAGCCAGAATGCAGAAACAAAAGCTGCTGATACAACCACCACCGCTGCCGCTGCAAATGATACAACTGCTGCCGGGTCTACAGCTGGTACAGAGGCTGCAAAAGGCGATTTAAAAGGCTCTATCAGCATGGTTGGTTCTACTTCTATGGAAAAATTTGCGACAGCTTTAGGTGAGGTCTTCATGGAGAAATATCCAAGCGTTACTGTTCAGACTGAATTCGTTGGTTCTGGTGCAGGCATTGAGGCAGTTGGAAATGGTTCTGCAGATATCGGTAATTCCTCCCGTAACTTAAAGGACGAAGAAAAAGCAAAGGGCATCAATGAAAATATTGTTGCTATTGATGGAATCGCAGTTGTTACTGATTCTAAGAATGCTGCTGAGAACCTGACGAAAGATCAGTTAATTAATATATATAACGGAACAACGAACAACTGGAAGGATTTAGGCGGCGCAGATCAGCCAATCGTAGTCATTGGACGAGAGTCTGGATCCGGTACCAGAACTGCTTTTGAAGAGCTGTTAAAGTTAGAGAACAAGTGTAAATACAGCAACGAGCTTGACAGCACCGGCGCTGTTATGGCTAAGGTTGCATCTACTCCTGGTGCTATCGGTTATGTATCTCTTGATGTTCTTGATGATACCGTTAAAACCTTAAAGCTGGAAAACACAGATCCAACCCCTGAAAATATCAAAGCTGGCTCTTACTTCTTAAGCCGTCCATTCGTTATGGCTACTAAGGGTGAGATTTCTGCTCAGAATGAAAATGTAAAGGCTTTGTTTGACTTCATTTACTCTGATGAAGGAAAAGAATTAGTGAAATCTGTTGGTTTAATCCCTGCAAATTAATGGACTGACAGAATCATTTTTCGGGGACGCAGCTGCTTAACTACGTTGCGTCCCTGTTTTTTGAAAGGAGCTGCTTATATGCAACCAAAGACATATTCCATATTCGGTGGCCATGGAAGTAAATCAGGAATCGAACGCGCTGCAGAGATTATCTTTACAATCTGCGGCTTCTTTGCTGTTCTGGCTGTGGCCTCAATCTCTTTATACATGCTCATAAGCGGTACTCCGGCACTTTTTAAGGTTGGTATTCTTGATATTCTTTTTGGAACCACCTGGATGCCGGATGCCGCTACTCCTGGTTTTGGTATTCTTTATGTTATTTTGACTTCTATCGTAGGAACTGCCCTGGCTATTTTAATCGGTGTTCCCATTGGTGTAATGACTGCTGTTTTCCTGGCTGAGGTAGCCCCTCCAGGGCTTACAAGGCTGGTACGCCCGGCGGTTGAGCTTTTAGCTGGTATTCCTTCTGTTATTTACGGGCTTCTTGGTATTTTGGTTTTGAATCCGCTGATGTATAAGCTGGAGCTTAAGATTTTTGCAGGGTCCACGACCCATCAGTTTACTGGCGGTGCCAACTTAATTTCCGCTGTTTTGGTTTTGGCTCTTATGATTCTTCCTACTGTGATCAACATCAGTGAAACGGCTCTTCGGTCTGTTCCACAGCATCTAAGAAGCGCTTCCCTGGCCCTTGGGGGTACACAGATCCAGACCATTTTCCATGTAGTCATTCCGGCTGCGAAATCCGGTATCATCACGGCTGTCGTTCTTGGAACTGGCCGTGCCATTGGAGAAGCCATGGCAATCAGTCTGGTATCCGGAAGCTCTGTAAATATTCCGCTTCCATTTAATTCGGTTCGGTTCCTGACAACCGCTATTGTTTCTGAAATGTCATATTCTTCTGGCCTTCACAAACAGGTTCTCTTTACCATTGGACTTGTATTGTTTGCATTTATTATGATTATCAATGTATCCCTTAACAGCATACTAAAGAAAGGAGGCGCACAGCATGATTAATCAAGTGGTACTGCCTGCTCCGCATGGAGCTTCTGCTTCTGGCAGCATTTATAATAAGAAGAGCCGTATTTCTGATACTATTTTACTGGTACTTATTTATCTTTGCGCTTCTATTTCTATCCTTGTACTGATTGGTATTATGGGATACGTATTTGTACGGGGCATTCCGGCCATCAGCCTTTCATTTTTAACAACCGTTCCCAGTACGATTAAAGGAACCTTTGGAATTGTTGGAAATATTGTAAATACTCTTTATATTGTGGTGATTACCCTGCTCATTGCTACTCCTCTTGGGGTCGGGGCTGCAATCTATTTGAATGAATATGCAAAAGGTGGTAAAATAATCCGTATCATAGAATTTACCACGGAGACCTTATCCGGTATTCCTTCTATTATCTTTGGTTTGTTTGGATATGTGTTTTTTGGTATTACTCTTGGACTTGGATACTCTATTTTAACGGGTGCACTGACTTTGGCCATTATGGTTCTTCCCCTGATTACCCGAACCACTCAGGAGGCCTTAAAGACCGTTCCCGCCAGCTATCGTTCTGGTGCTCTTGGTATTGGCGCGACTAAATGGTATATGATCCGCACCATTCTCCTCCCCAGTGCCATGCCTGGTATTTTAACCGGCATTATTCTGGCTATTGGACGTATTGTAGGAGAATCGGCCGCACTTTTATTTACAGCTGGAAGCGGATACCTTCTTCCCAAGGACTTTTTCGGAAAAATCTTTGAATCCGGCGGTACCTTAACCATACAGCTTTACTTATGCATGCAAAAGGCAAAATACTCGGAAGCCTTCGGAATCGCAGTGGTTCTTTTAGTCATTGTTCTGGCTATTAACGGACTTGCAAAATTCCTTTCCCATAAATTCAACACGGAGGTCAAATAATCGTGAATACTAACACCGTTAAAATATCTTCCAGCAACCTAAACTTATATTATGGCACCAACCATGCCTTAAAGGATGTTAATCTGGAGCTGTATACCAATAAAATTACTGCATTTATCGGTCCTTCCGGATGCGGTAAGTCAACCTACTTAAAAACTTTAAACCGAATGAACGACCTGGTTCCCAATGTAAAAATAGAAGGAGAAGTCCTTCTTGATGGAGAGAATATCTACGATCAAAGGGTAGACACTACCCTGCTTCGTAAAAAAATCGGTATGGTATTCCAGCAGCCCAATCCATTTCCCATGAGCATCTATGACAATGTGGCTTATGGCCCAAGGATTCACGGAATTAAGCATAAAGCAGAGTTAGATGCCATCGTAGAAAAGAGCTTAAAGGGAGCCGCCCTTTGGGATGAGGTATCAAGCCGTCTGAAAAAATCAGCCCTCGGCCTTTCCGGCGGACAGCAGCAGCGTCTTTGCATTGCCAGAGCCCTGGCCGTGGAACCGGAGGTACTTCTAATGGATGAGCCGACTTCCGCTTTGGATCCTATCTCCACCTTAAAAATTGAGGACTTAATGGATGAACTGAAAGAAAAATACACCGTAGCCATCGTAACCCACAACATGCAACAGGCAACCAGAATCGCCGATCACACTGCCTTTTTCCTTGTAGGGGAAGTTGTGGAATATGCTCCTACTACAGAGTTGTTTACAGTACCTAAGGATAAGAGAACGGAAGATTATATTACCGGTCGTTTTGGCTGATGGATATGATAGCAGAACAATAAAGGAGAATCGTAATGACAACCAGAGTGAATTATGAGAATGAACTAAACCTTTTAAATGAAGATATTAAAGAAATGGGACGTATGGTGGAGCATTCCATTGAACAGTGCTTTATTGCTTTCGAGGATCAGGATTTTGAGAAAGCAGAGGACATTATTAAGGGCGACAGAACCATCAACGATATGGAGCGTTCCATTGAAGCCCGCTGTCTCTCCTTAATTCTCCGTCAGCAACCAGTAGCTGGTGACTTAAGAGTGGTATCCAGTGCCCTTAAGGTGGTCACAGACCTGGAGCGTATCGGCGACCATGCATCGGATATTGCAGAACTGATTCTTCGGATTAAGGGAGAGCACGTATATCATGTCGTACGTCACATTCCGGCAATGGCAACTGCTGCCAGAGAAATGGTTCGTTGCTCGATTGAAGCTTTTATCACACAGAATATCGAGACAGCGAAACAGATCGAGCAGCAGGATGATGTAGTGGATGAATTATTCGATAAGGTAAAGACAGATGTGGTAGATTTGCTAAAGCAGTCTACAGAGCATATTGACCAGTGTATCGATCTTCTCATGGTGGCTAAATATTTAGAGCGTATTGGGGATCATGCGGTAAATGTATGCGAATGGACAGAATTCGCAAAAACCGGGGCTTTGAAGAATGTACGGATCTTGTAAAGCTACGAGCAGTGCGCCCTGAAAAGCGAAAATGCAGATAAGAATGCTGGCATTCTTATCTGCATTTTTGTATTTCAAGGCATACGGCGACAGCCGTCAAGCGAGAAGGAGCGAAGCGGATTCGAGCTTGGCACTGCGGACTAGCTCCCGAAACATCCTCTTTTAATCTTTTATCATTTATTCCTTCCAATCCCACCCAAACTATGGACAAAGAACCATAAAAACTGGGCAACCGACGCTCCCTCGCACCAGCTGCCCAGCCTG
It encodes the following:
- the phoU gene encoding phosphate signaling complex protein PhoU, producing the protein MTTRVNYENELNLLNEDIKEMGRMVEHSIEQCFIAFEDQDFEKAEDIIKGDRTINDMERSIEARCLSLILRQQPVAGDLRVVSSALKVVTDLERIGDHASDIAELILRIKGEHVYHVVRHIPAMATAAREMVRCSIEAFITQNIETAKQIEQQDDVVDELFDKVKTDVVDLLKQSTEHIDQCIDLLMVAKYLERIGDHAVNVCEWTEFAKTGALKNVRIL
- a CDS encoding phosphate ABC transporter substrate-binding protein, whose translation is MKKNMMKTLAITGLTILAMGALAGCGSQNAETKAADTTTTAAAANDTTAAGSTAGTEAAKGDLKGSISMVGSTSMEKFATALGEVFMEKYPSVTVQTEFVGSGAGIEAVGNGSADIGNSSRNLKDEEKAKGINENIVAIDGIAVVTDSKNAAENLTKDQLINIYNGTTNNWKDLGGADQPIVVIGRESGSGTRTAFEELLKLENKCKYSNELDSTGAVMAKVASTPGAIGYVSLDVLDDTVKTLKLENTDPTPENIKAGSYFLSRPFVMATKGEISAQNENVKALFDFIYSDEGKELVKSVGLIPAN
- a CDS encoding IS1096 element passenger TnpR family protein, whose protein sequence is MGAYQLKITIKGSKPPIWRRILVPEGITFEGLHQVIQTAFSWSGEHLYQFEFRSEGIQVIPYGESKSKKFTSMPVSETIDTLVSQAAKFTYTYDFKDNWEHVIQVEEVHSDYKESYAQVIKFKGDVIPENCGGLSAFYDLLENAPQSIKEYDVDAVNRNLGHSGEASSEEVHMEEVFHYYDKNSIAEIAKRHGISGLGKLKKEELTERTISYILDKEVMRKYFLCVRDSEMKLFEQLAADDSQVMTEDMAELDYLYAGGYLTSGSDTRLKVAKEVVEAYNTINTPEFQEERSRLASIGDYLCAANSLYAITPPSVLLETFNKYEAKKLTQEELMQAYEQLLPHRCLVVWLDGCFVDAALAEQKSYKDLLGVQKKVPYYIPTQQEIRFMADNDGFLMTPELDQLSQFLKEQMNVSEDLLPYILRQIQAEISLGGQLQEVMEDMEASGITFNESEHMERFASIITDVWNHTRLVLNRGHKPYEMVMKGLEEVSAQRKTGQKVYPNDPCPCGSGKKFKKCCANK
- the pstA gene encoding phosphate ABC transporter permease PstA, producing the protein MINQVVLPAPHGASASGSIYNKKSRISDTILLVLIYLCASISILVLIGIMGYVFVRGIPAISLSFLTTVPSTIKGTFGIVGNIVNTLYIVVITLLIATPLGVGAAIYLNEYAKGGKIIRIIEFTTETLSGIPSIIFGLFGYVFFGITLGLGYSILTGALTLAIMVLPLITRTTQEALKTVPASYRSGALGIGATKWYMIRTILLPSAMPGILTGIILAIGRIVGESAALLFTAGSGYLLPKDFFGKIFESGGTLTIQLYLCMQKAKYSEAFGIAVVLLVIVLAINGLAKFLSHKFNTEVK
- the pstC gene encoding phosphate ABC transporter permease subunit PstC, producing the protein MQPKTYSIFGGHGSKSGIERAAEIIFTICGFFAVLAVASISLYMLISGTPALFKVGILDILFGTTWMPDAATPGFGILYVILTSIVGTALAILIGVPIGVMTAVFLAEVAPPGLTRLVRPAVELLAGIPSVIYGLLGILVLNPLMYKLELKIFAGSTTHQFTGGANLISAVLVLALMILPTVINISETALRSVPQHLRSASLALGGTQIQTIFHVVIPAAKSGIITAVVLGTGRAIGEAMAISLVSGSSVNIPLPFNSVRFLTTAIVSEMSYSSGLHKQVLFTIGLVLFAFIMIINVSLNSILKKGGAQHD
- the pstB gene encoding phosphate ABC transporter ATP-binding protein PstB, with protein sequence MNTNTVKISSSNLNLYYGTNHALKDVNLELYTNKITAFIGPSGCGKSTYLKTLNRMNDLVPNVKIEGEVLLDGENIYDQRVDTTLLRKKIGMVFQQPNPFPMSIYDNVAYGPRIHGIKHKAELDAIVEKSLKGAALWDEVSSRLKKSALGLSGGQQQRLCIARALAVEPEVLLMDEPTSALDPISTLKIEDLMDELKEKYTVAIVTHNMQQATRIADHTAFFLVGEVVEYAPTTELFTVPKDKRTEDYITGRFG